In the Streptomyces coeruleoprunus genome, AGCTGAGCCGCGTAGAGCATCAGGCCCATGGCCTGGAACAGCTGCGGGAGCGTCTTGGCCACACGCTGCAGGATGACCAGCCCCGCCCCCATGAAGACGATGACCACGCCCGTCGCGATGAGCGCGCCGACCGCCCCTTCGCCGCCCGCCACCACGGCGCTGACCACGGCGGCGACGGCGCCGGCGGCAGCGGTGGGTACGGCAGCCTGAAGGAGGGTGCGGACGTCATTGGACGGCATGGCGGCATCTCCGCTTACTGGTGGGGGCAGTGGTGTCGTCATGGACGAGCGTAAGCCCGGTTCGAGGCAGGTCTCGAAGCCAACGGGCCATCGCACTAGGGCCCTTCGGCACTGTCGCCGGGTCTCGTGAACGGTATCACAAACTATTTGAAGAGGTCTTTACCCGGAGGTGTGCTGACTCTCACACATGAGAGTGACCCTGCGCGTGTGTGCAGGACAGCGCGACCCTTTGTCTGCTAATGAGCCCCGACGGCCGTTTCGTCAACGCGACGTTCCGGCCTTCCGCCGTTCGGGGAGGTGCGAACGGGCCCCGATGGCGGTCGCCCCGTTGACTCCGGCGGGGATCCGCACGGGCTCCTCCGCGGGCTCCGCTCCGTCGACGCCGTCGACGCCCTCCACGCCGTCGACGCGGACGAGCTGCGTCCGGGCCGGCGCCACCTTGCGGCGCCGGTAGCGCGGCGGCACGAACGACTCGGCCCAGCGGGGCGCGCGCGGGTGGAAGCGCGGCAGGAGCAGCAGGACCAGGCCGACGGCGCTCAGCGCCACGATCGGCAGCACGATCCACATGGACGCGGAGTGCACGGAGTAGGTCAGCGTGCCGAAGGCGATCAGCGCGGACCAGAAGTACATGATCAGGACGGCGCGGCTGTGCGAGTGGCCGATCTCCAGCAGCCGGTGGTGGAGGTGGCCGCGGTCGGCGGCGAACGGCGACTGGCCGTTCCAGGTGCGGCGCACGATGGCCAGGACGAGGTCCGCCATCGGGATGGCGATGATCGTCAGCGGCAGCAGCAGCGGGATGAAGACCGGCAGCGCGGCGTGCGTGGCCTGGCGGGTCGAGCCCTCGAAGATCTTCAGCGCGTCGGGGTCGACCTGGCCCGTGATCGAGATGGCGGACGCGGCCAGCACCAGGCCGATGAGCATCGAGCCGGAGTCGCCCATGAAGATGCGCGCCGGGTGCATGTTGTGCGGCAGGAAGCCCAGGCACATGCCCATCAGCACGGCCGCGAACAGCGTCGCCGGGGCGGCGGCCTCGATGCCGTACCCGAACCAGATCCGGTAGGCATAGAGGAAGAAGGCGGCCGCGGCGATGCAGACCATGCCGGAGGCGAGGCCGTCGAGGCCGTCGACGAAGTTCACGGCGTTGATGGTCAGGACGACCAGGGCCACCGTCAGGAGCGTGCCCTGCCACTGCGTCAGGCCGACCGTGCCGATGCCGGGGATGGGCAGCCAGAGGATCGTCAGACCCTGCATGACCATCACGCCCGCGGCGATCATCTGGCCGCCGAGCTTGATCAGCGCGTCGATCTCGAACTTGTCGTCGAGGACGCCGATCAGCCAGATCAGGGCCGCGCCGGAGAGCAGCGCGCGCGGCTCGTTGGACAGCGCGAAGACGCTGTTGAGCCGGTCCAGGTGGTCGGCGACGAGGAGGCCCGCGCACAGGCCGAAGAACATGGCGATACCGCCGAGCCGCGGTGTGGGCTCG is a window encoding:
- a CDS encoding MraY family glycosyltransferase, which codes for MRDYLLTLCITAAVTYLLTGPVRKFAIAAGAMPEIRARDVHREPTPRLGGIAMFFGLCAGLLVADHLDRLNSVFALSNEPRALLSGAALIWLIGVLDDKFEIDALIKLGGQMIAAGVMVMQGLTILWLPIPGIGTVGLTQWQGTLLTVALVVLTINAVNFVDGLDGLASGMVCIAAAAFFLYAYRIWFGYGIEAAAPATLFAAVLMGMCLGFLPHNMHPARIFMGDSGSMLIGLVLAASAISITGQVDPDALKIFEGSTRQATHAALPVFIPLLLPLTIIAIPMADLVLAIVRRTWNGQSPFAADRGHLHHRLLEIGHSHSRAVLIMYFWSALIAFGTLTYSVHSASMWIVLPIVALSAVGLVLLLLPRFHPRAPRWAESFVPPRYRRRKVAPARTQLVRVDGVEGVDGVDGAEPAEEPVRIPAGVNGATAIGARSHLPERRKAGTSR